Part of the Halobellus ruber genome is shown below.
CATCAACCTGGTCGGCGACTGGTTCCGGGACGCGCTGGACCCTGATATCGAGGGGGAAGGTGGCACATGAGCCGCGAGACCGGTGTTCAGCGCCACCCGCCGACTAGTGCGGACACGCTGCTGTCCGTGCAGGACCTCTCGACGCGGTTCTTTACCGAGGAAGGCCAGGTCAACGCCGTTGAGTCCGTATCGTTCGGCGTCCAAGACAACGAGATCCTCGGCATCGTCGGCGAGTCCGGCTCGGGCAAGTCAGTGACCGCGCTGTCGCTGATCGACCTCGTGGAGTCGCCCGGCCGGGTCACGTCCGGGGAGGTCTGGTACCACGACGCCGACCTCGCCGAGGAGTACCGCGACGACGACTCGGTGGCCGTCGACCGCAACCACGTCGACCTCCGGACGGTCTCCGAGCGGGTCCGCCGGGGGCTCCGCGGCCCCTCGTTCAGTATGATCTTCCAGGACCCGATGAGCAGTTTCAACCCCTCGCTAACGGTCGGCGAACAGATCGCAGAGGCCGTCGAGGTCCAGCGCCGGGCCACCGCAAACCCTCGATCGACGCGGGCCCGCACCCAGGGGTACGGCTTCGGCCGGTTCTTCGTAGACACACTCATCCCCGGCCGCGGGTACGTGACGACACCGAGCAAGGAGCGAGCCGTCGAGTTGCTCGAGCAGGTCGGCATCCCCGACCCCGCCGAACGCGCCGAGGAGTACCCAAACCAGTTCTCGGGCGGGATGCTCCAGCGGGCGATGATCGCCCAAGCGCTCGCCGGAGAGCCCGACCTGCTGATCGCCGACGAGCCGACGACCGCGCTCGACGTCACCATCCAGGCGCAGATCCTGAATCTCCTGCGGGAGATCCAGGCCGAGCGCGGGATGAGCATCATCCTGATCACCCACGATCTCGGGGTTATCGCCCGGATGTGCGACCGTGTCTGCGTGATGTACGCCGGCGAGATCGTCGAGCGGGGGACC
Proteins encoded:
- a CDS encoding ABC transporter ATP-binding protein, encoding MSRETGVQRHPPTSADTLLSVQDLSTRFFTEEGQVNAVESVSFGVQDNEILGIVGESGSGKSVTALSLIDLVESPGRVTSGEVWYHDADLAEEYRDDDSVAVDRNHVDLRTVSERVRRGLRGPSFSMIFQDPMSSFNPSLTVGEQIAEAVEVQRRATANPRSTRARTQGYGFGRFFVDTLIPGRGYVTTPSKERAVELLEQVGIPDPAERAEEYPNQFSGGMLQRAMIAQALAGEPDLLIADEPTTALDVTIQAQILNLLREIQAERGMSIILITHDLGVIARMCDRVCVMYAGEIVERGTIDDIFENPVHPYTQGLLGSIPDLQDPEPRLQPIEGNVPSLFDEEMGDRCYFADRCPKAMDACLETPPEQDAEGSSDHAAKCVLTDREYTPAEAVPRGYFEDAETAGGTDE